The following proteins come from a genomic window of Mariniflexile sp. TRM1-10:
- a CDS encoding glycoside hydrolase family 32 protein, which yields MKTLRKTNPILMLMVLFLLTGCKDKVQNNQNTDSTVNVSYSYTEEELYRPNFHFTPKKAWMNDPNGMFYYNGYYHLYFQYHPESNVWGPMHWGHAISTDMITWKEQPIAIYPDELGTIFSGSAVVDITNSSGFGEVSNAVPIVAIYTNSKKLEGGDNWKQTQSIAYSNDEGKTFTKYENNPVIDNDKLKDFRDPKVTWDEKRNKWVMVLAAGDRIMFYDSKDLKKWNLLSDFGQGIGGHGGVWECPDLFQLPVLGTDESKWVLFVSINPGGPNGGSATQYFIGDFDGTTFKMDKDFSLALNKEHNYWIDFGRDNYAGVSWYNARTKDGSVLMLGWMSNWDYAQKVPTEAWRSSMTIARKVQLQKNENGYRLLINPVKELTGYRSTKYKKENIAIKEDTKIIDSDAIDLASAEVNFNISDLKDKGFTFKLTNKQGDTLAFGYNSSDKNFFVDRRKSGKTAFSEKFASHVSKAKRTSLNPDLTGTIILDKTSIELFFDNGETVMTEIFFPNAPFDKLSIEPKDQELVLGNIEIHKLNFN from the coding sequence ATGAAAACCTTAAGAAAAACCAATCCCATTCTAATGCTTATGGTTTTGTTCTTACTTACCGGATGTAAGGATAAAGTCCAAAACAATCAAAATACAGACAGCACTGTAAACGTATCTTATTCTTATACGGAAGAAGAACTGTACCGTCCAAACTTTCATTTTACCCCTAAGAAGGCATGGATGAACGATCCTAACGGTATGTTTTACTACAATGGGTACTACCACTTATATTTTCAGTACCATCCAGAAAGTAATGTTTGGGGACCCATGCATTGGGGGCATGCTATAAGCACGGACATGATTACTTGGAAGGAGCAGCCCATAGCCATTTACCCAGATGAATTAGGTACTATATTTTCTGGAAGCGCAGTCGTTGATATTACTAATAGTTCTGGTTTTGGTGAAGTTAGTAATGCGGTGCCTATTGTAGCCATATATACCAATTCAAAAAAATTGGAAGGTGGCGATAACTGGAAGCAAACACAAAGTATTGCTTATAGCAATGACGAAGGGAAAACCTTTACTAAATACGAGAACAATCCAGTTATAGATAATGATAAACTAAAAGATTTTAGAGACCCAAAAGTAACATGGGATGAAAAAAGAAATAAGTGGGTCATGGTACTTGCTGCAGGCGATAGAATCATGTTCTATGATTCCAAAGACTTGAAAAAATGGAATCTACTTTCAGATTTCGGGCAAGGTATTGGTGGTCATGGTGGCGTTTGGGAGTGTCCGGATTTATTTCAATTACCCGTTTTAGGGACTGACGAATCCAAGTGGGTGCTTTTTGTAAGTATCAACCCAGGCGGTCCAAATGGAGGAAGTGCTACCCAATATTTTATAGGGGATTTTGATGGTACGACATTTAAAATGGATAAAGACTTTTCATTAGCACTCAATAAAGAGCACAATTACTGGATTGATTTTGGCAGAGATAATTATGCTGGTGTGTCATGGTACAATGCTAGAACAAAAGATGGAAGTGTCCTTATGTTAGGATGGATGTCCAATTGGGACTATGCCCAAAAAGTTCCAACCGAAGCTTGGAGAAGTTCAATGACTATCGCTAGAAAAGTACAGCTACAAAAAAACGAAAATGGGTATCGATTATTAATTAATCCCGTAAAGGAACTTACTGGTTATAGAAGTACAAAATATAAAAAGGAAAATATAGCAATTAAGGAAGATACAAAAATTATAGATTCTGATGCTATTGATTTAGCTAGCGCTGAAGTAAACTTTAATATTTCAGATTTAAAAGATAAAGGCTTCACTTTTAAACTTACCAATAAACAAGGCGACACTTTGGCCTTTGGGTATAATAGCAGCGATAAAAACTTTTTTGTAGACAGAAGGAAATCCGGTAAAACAGCCTTTTCAGAAAAGTTTGCCAGTCATGTTTCCAAGGCTAAAAGAACATCGCTAAATCCAGATTTGACAGGTACCATTATTCTCGATAAAACATCCATAGAACTGTTTTTTGATAATGGCGAAACCGTTATGACAGAAATATTTTTTCCGAATGCACCATTCGATAAACTAAGTATTGAACCTAAAGACCAAGAACTTGTTCTTGGCAACATTGAAATCCACAAACTAAATTTTAACTAA
- a CDS encoding sugar porter family MFS transporter → MNRKILIWSITAALAGFLFGFDTVVISGAEKKLQLLWGSSDMFHGVVVIGMALWGTVVGAFFGGIPTNRIGRKNTLIWIGVLYTISAVGSAFANDPWTFAFFRFIGGLGVGASTIAAPAYISEIAPAKDRGKLVGLYQFNIVFGILIAFLSNYLLNDIGENAWRWMVGVEAFPAAAYTVFALTIPKSPRWLLTKFRNSEAKGVLQIINPNEDPEKLMLEIKDEMDNMVPNENIFLKKYRFPLILAFLMAFFNQLSGINALLYYAPRILTEAGLAESSALLSSIGVGVTNMLFTLLGIFLIDRLGRKQLMYICSFGYIISLSLVSAAFFFNWEGSFMPIFLFMFIAAHAIGQGTVIWVFISEIFPNHLRGYGQSFGSSVHWVLAAVVPSLVPVLFSTIGAGMVFLFFTIMMAFQLLFVIFMMPETKGISLEELSKKLVK, encoded by the coding sequence ATGAACAGAAAGATATTGATCTGGTCCATTACTGCAGCACTTGCAGGTTTCCTATTTGGCTTTGACACCGTAGTTATCTCGGGTGCTGAAAAAAAACTACAACTATTATGGGGCTCATCCGATATGTTCCATGGCGTTGTCGTCATAGGCATGGCGCTTTGGGGCACTGTTGTTGGTGCCTTTTTCGGAGGGATTCCCACCAATAGGATCGGACGGAAAAACACCCTGATATGGATAGGTGTACTATATACCATATCCGCAGTAGGATCTGCTTTTGCCAATGACCCTTGGACGTTTGCGTTTTTTAGGTTTATAGGGGGACTGGGAGTTGGTGCATCAACAATCGCGGCTCCTGCATATATTTCAGAAATCGCTCCCGCAAAAGACAGAGGTAAGCTAGTTGGCCTTTACCAGTTCAACATCGTATTTGGAATCCTTATAGCCTTTTTATCAAACTACCTGTTAAATGACATCGGAGAGAATGCATGGCGCTGGATGGTGGGCGTGGAGGCCTTTCCTGCCGCTGCCTACACCGTATTCGCATTGACCATTCCAAAAAGCCCGAGATGGCTGCTCACCAAATTTAGAAACAGTGAGGCCAAAGGGGTGCTCCAAATTATAAACCCAAATGAAGATCCTGAAAAGCTCATGCTGGAGATCAAGGATGAGATGGACAACATGGTGCCCAACGAAAACATATTCCTGAAGAAGTATAGATTCCCACTGATCTTGGCATTCCTAATGGCATTTTTCAATCAATTGTCGGGAATCAACGCGCTGCTTTATTACGCGCCCAGGATTTTAACGGAAGCGGGCCTGGCGGAAAGCTCAGCACTATTGAGCAGTATAGGCGTTGGGGTGACCAACATGCTCTTTACGCTTTTGGGCATTTTCCTGATCGACAGGTTGGGAAGAAAACAACTGATGTACATCTGTTCCTTTGGTTACATCATATCCCTATCATTGGTTTCGGCAGCGTTCTTTTTCAATTGGGAAGGAAGCTTTATGCCCATATTCCTGTTCATGTTCATAGCCGCACATGCCATTGGGCAGGGCACCGTTATATGGGTATTCATTTCGGAGATCTTCCCAAACCACTTACGGGGCTATGGGCAATCATTCGGTAGCTCGGTGCACTGGGTCCTGGCGGCCGTCGTCCCTTCTTTGGTCCCTGTCCTGTTCTCAACTATTGGGGCAGGTATGGTATTTCTGTTCTTTACCATAATGATGGCGTTCCAATTGCTGTTCGTGATTTTTATGATGCCGGAAACCAAGGGCATATCCCTAGAAGAATTAAGCAAAAAACTAGTTAAATAA
- a CDS encoding RagB/SusD family nutrient uptake outer membrane protein yields the protein MKNIKTFLFGIMAAFVVVSCSKDFLEYEPEGVLSNENVATSENAEALVVAAYAGIANDEMVGPLTHMWVYGSVRSDDAYKGGGGRGDVDIIDRYEQYNLTIADDPSDWMGPRTWTNYYKAISRANFALSVINDIPDAEYANKTLRQAELRFLRAHSHFMLKLLFKKIPYITEGLSQEELLQISNDVDNDALWNTIADDFLFAYNNLPQAQEQVGRADKNAAAAYLAKLRLYQAYEQNDTHQVTNINATRLQEVIDYADDVTGALEADYGNNFLDGFDNGSESIWAAQFSINDGTVVSRVSFVTGLNSPHGTGLYGCCGFHLASHNMVNAFKTDVVTGLPLLDTFNNSNIFNVVDGNGETPLASGITLDPRIDHTVGIPGRPFKYRNTVKTDGDMIYNFSWARDPGVYGYFGNMKEQQAPDCSCYVKEGPFVGTSKNVDFIRYADVLLFKAEALIQLNQVDEGVAIINQIRTRAAASTQRQIDAGASDVYNVGMYPMGMSKADAFKALMFERRLEFGMEGPRFFDLVRWGMAEPVLNAYLAVEKTRKDFLANAQFTAGRDEYYPIPQREIDFTGGLYKQNPGY from the coding sequence ATGAAAAACATAAAAACATTTTTATTTGGAATTATGGCGGCGTTTGTTGTTGTAAGTTGTTCCAAAGATTTTTTAGAATACGAACCAGAAGGGGTATTATCTAATGAAAACGTAGCAACTTCAGAAAATGCTGAAGCTTTAGTAGTCGCTGCGTATGCTGGCATAGCTAACGACGAAATGGTAGGGCCGCTAACTCATATGTGGGTATATGGTAGTGTGAGATCTGATGATGCTTATAAAGGCGGTGGTGGCCGTGGAGACGTTGATATTATTGATCGCTACGAACAATACAACTTAACTATTGCGGACGACCCATCAGACTGGATGGGACCAAGAACTTGGACAAATTATTACAAAGCCATATCTAGAGCTAATTTTGCATTATCAGTAATCAATGATATTCCTGACGCAGAATATGCAAACAAAACTTTAAGACAAGCTGAATTACGTTTTTTAAGAGCACATTCTCATTTTATGCTTAAATTATTGTTCAAAAAAATACCTTATATCACTGAAGGTTTGTCACAAGAAGAACTTTTACAAATTTCGAATGATGTTGATAATGATGCTTTATGGAATACCATTGCTGATGATTTCTTATTTGCATATAACAATTTACCACAAGCTCAAGAACAAGTTGGTAGAGCCGATAAAAATGCGGCAGCAGCTTATTTAGCTAAGTTGCGTTTGTATCAAGCTTATGAGCAAAACGATACGCATCAGGTAACCAATATCAATGCAACAAGATTACAAGAAGTGATTGATTATGCCGATGATGTTACAGGAGCTTTGGAAGCAGACTATGGAAACAACTTTTTAGACGGATTTGATAACGGTTCAGAATCTATTTGGGCAGCTCAATTTTCAATAAACGACGGAACTGTAGTGAGTAGGGTAAGTTTTGTTACAGGATTAAATTCGCCTCACGGAACAGGGCTTTATGGCTGCTGTGGTTTCCACTTAGCGAGTCATAATATGGTCAATGCATTTAAAACCGATGTGGTTACTGGACTCCCTTTGTTAGATACGTTTAATAATAGTAATATTTTTAATGTTGTTGATGGCAATGGGGAAACGCCATTGGCATCAGGCATTACTTTAGATCCGAGAATTGACCATACGGTTGGTATTCCCGGTCGTCCGTTTAAATACCGCAATACAGTTAAAACTGATGGTGACATGATTTACAATTTTAGTTGGGCAAGAGATCCAGGAGTGTATGGCTATTTTGGAAACATGAAAGAGCAACAAGCGCCAGATTGTTCATGTTACGTAAAAGAAGGACCCTTTGTAGGTACTTCTAAAAATGTTGATTTTATACGTTATGCCGATGTGTTATTGTTTAAAGCTGAAGCGTTAATTCAATTAAATCAAGTTGATGAAGGTGTCGCAATTATTAATCAAATTAGAACACGTGCAGCAGCAAGTACTCAAAGACAAATTGACGCTGGAGCTTCAGATGTTTATAATGTTGGCATGTACCCCATGGGAATGTCTAAGGCAGATGCGTTTAAAGCGTTAATGTTTGAAAGAAGATTAGAGTTTGGTATGGAAGGACCAAGATTCTTTGATTTGGTAAGATGGGGCATGGCAGAACCTGTACT
- a CDS encoding SusC/RagA family TonB-linked outer membrane protein — MKLKQLLFLPVFAFISVWAQAQVRGTVTSQEDGMPLPGVSVIVSGTTQGTATDFDGNYVLENVDKNATLVFSYIGFKTQQTQINGRSVLDVVLVVDAAALDEIVVTGYSRERKVDVTGAITVVELGPTEGTSLSSGSAVQGLQGRVPGLFIEKNGDPTGTTNNVLIRGATTLGNNAPLYVIDGVPTVRQEILASMNPSTIESVQVLKDASASSLYGARAGNGVIIVTTKNSAKAAGGEKLNVSINSNISVLSEKKQRYDMLNAQQRGEALWQASVNDGADPNAGYGEIYNFDWNGDFNNPVLNSVTVQPFVGGDTNVPAGDTDWQDELYETGYVYNNEISVSGGTDNSFHLLNIGHLRNTGILKFTGYERVTAKLNSNFNLFDNKLRIGINTQFSTSDETLASRDVGSAPTPGLGITLAPTIPVYDANGDYAGPLGAGYSDRNNPVLMQDLNKWDNTDRTNIFGNIYAEFDILKNLTFRTSLGLDFGDYKKRDIERRVSNGFITRGDNRLIENTNKFTSVVFTNTLNYQLELGENHKIGVLLGAESIKDDFASVNASANTFAVETESFFQLNAATGARTNSGSSTGSRLLSQFGKINYAFQDRYLASFTLRRDGSSRFGADNRYGIFPAATVGWRLSNEEFWKDNDIVNSLKLRAGYGEVGNQSIGDVARFGLFESRYGPNQNQFVPDFFNIYYNVGTAYDLSGINTGNLPSGFVSIQAANPALKWETTKELNLGVDFTLFNNNVVGSFDYFTRETSDILTTPPIASVVGEGQQRVLNGATTETNGWELSLGYSKTFNNGLSMTVSTNFGAFKDKITQLPEEVVSSYPGTVDNSIIGHSQFSIFGYKTAGLFQSQADIDASPTQLAARPGGLKFQDLDGNGSIGAEDRDFLGTTLPDLEYGIRIDLNYKNFDLSIFGSGVAGRIGQDPYIFWNNFVQGRENAGLGVLDAWTPNNTGSSIPSLSLAFNDLRTSDYLFRKNSYFKIRNLQLGYSFPEEMISKWAGMTGLRLYFQGENLFWFTPKDYIGADPERTNVDNIPVPTTLSLGLNINF; from the coding sequence ATGAAATTAAAACAACTTTTATTTCTGCCCGTATTTGCTTTTATAAGCGTTTGGGCACAAGCACAGGTAAGAGGTACGGTTACCTCCCAGGAAGATGGGATGCCTTTACCCGGTGTATCTGTAATTGTATCGGGCACAACCCAGGGTACCGCAACAGATTTTGACGGTAACTATGTACTGGAAAATGTTGATAAAAACGCCACATTGGTTTTTAGCTACATAGGTTTCAAAACCCAACAAACACAAATTAATGGACGTTCAGTATTAGATGTCGTTCTGGTAGTAGATGCCGCTGCACTTGATGAGATTGTAGTTACTGGATATTCCAGAGAAAGAAAAGTGGACGTAACTGGAGCGATTACGGTTGTAGAATTAGGGCCTACAGAAGGGACTAGTTTAAGCTCTGGTAGTGCGGTTCAAGGATTACAAGGGCGTGTACCAGGGCTATTTATAGAGAAAAATGGTGACCCAACAGGAACAACTAATAACGTTTTAATTCGTGGGGCAACTACTTTAGGTAATAATGCTCCTTTATATGTTATAGATGGTGTGCCAACGGTTAGACAAGAGATCCTCGCAAGTATGAACCCTAGTACCATAGAATCTGTTCAAGTACTAAAAGATGCTTCTGCTTCTTCGCTTTATGGAGCACGTGCGGGTAATGGTGTTATTATTGTTACAACAAAAAATAGTGCGAAGGCTGCTGGTGGTGAAAAGCTTAATGTCAGCATAAACTCTAATATTTCAGTGCTTTCTGAAAAAAAACAACGCTATGACATGCTAAATGCTCAACAAAGAGGTGAAGCATTATGGCAAGCTTCAGTTAACGATGGAGCGGATCCTAATGCAGGTTATGGAGAGATTTATAATTTTGATTGGAATGGGGATTTTAATAACCCAGTTTTGAATAGTGTAACTGTTCAGCCTTTTGTTGGTGGCGATACCAATGTGCCAGCAGGAGACACCGATTGGCAAGATGAACTTTATGAAACGGGGTATGTTTATAATAATGAAATCTCAGTTTCTGGTGGTACAGATAATTCATTTCACTTATTAAATATCGGGCATTTAAGAAATACAGGTATTTTAAAATTCACAGGATATGAAAGGGTTACAGCAAAGTTAAATTCTAATTTTAATTTGTTCGATAATAAATTGCGTATAGGTATTAATACACAATTTTCAACTTCCGATGAAACGTTAGCATCTCGAGATGTTGGTAGTGCGCCTACCCCAGGACTAGGCATTACTTTGGCACCTACTATACCAGTGTATGATGCCAATGGAGATTATGCAGGGCCATTAGGAGCTGGTTATTCTGATAGAAATAATCCAGTTTTGATGCAGGATTTAAATAAGTGGGATAATACGGATAGAACAAACATCTTTGGCAATATTTATGCAGAATTTGACATACTGAAAAACTTAACGTTTAGAACAAGTTTAGGTCTTGATTTCGGCGATTACAAAAAAAGAGATATTGAGCGTAGAGTTAGCAATGGGTTTATTACACGAGGGGATAATAGACTTATAGAGAACACTAATAAATTTACAAGTGTTGTATTTACTAATACATTGAATTATCAATTAGAACTTGGTGAAAACCATAAAATAGGCGTGTTATTAGGTGCAGAATCAATAAAAGATGATTTTGCAAGTGTTAATGCTTCGGCAAATACTTTTGCAGTTGAAACAGAATCTTTTTTCCAATTAAATGCTGCAACAGGGGCACGTACAAATAGTGGGTCATCCACCGGAAGTAGATTGTTATCACAGTTTGGTAAAATAAACTATGCATTTCAAGACAGGTATTTAGCATCTTTTACACTGCGCAGGGATGGATCTTCAAGATTTGGAGCGGATAACAGATATGGTATTTTCCCAGCGGCTACAGTTGGTTGGAGACTTAGTAATGAAGAGTTTTGGAAAGATAATGATATTGTAAACTCATTGAAATTAAGAGCAGGTTATGGAGAAGTAGGTAACCAATCAATTGGTGATGTAGCGCGTTTTGGTTTATTTGAATCTAGATATGGGCCTAACCAAAATCAATTTGTGCCAGACTTTTTTAATATCTATTATAATGTAGGAACTGCTTATGACTTGTCTGGGATCAATACAGGTAACTTACCTTCTGGTTTTGTCTCTATACAGGCAGCAAATCCAGCATTAAAATGGGAAACCACAAAAGAATTGAATCTTGGTGTTGATTTTACTTTATTCAACAATAATGTGGTAGGATCTTTTGATTATTTTACAAGGGAAACAAGCGATATCTTAACAACACCACCAATTGCATCCGTAGTTGGAGAAGGACAACAAAGAGTATTAAATGGAGCTACAACGGAAACTAATGGATGGGAATTATCTTTAGGGTATTCCAAAACGTTTAATAATGGTCTTTCCATGACGGTATCTACTAATTTCGGTGCTTTTAAAGACAAAATTACTCAATTGCCAGAGGAGGTAGTATCATCTTACCCTGGTACTGTAGATAATTCTATTATTGGTCATTCCCAATTCTCTATTTTTGGTTATAAAACAGCTGGGTTATTTCAAAGTCAAGCAGATATCGATGCAAGTCCGACACAACTTGCTGCTAGACCAGGAGGGTTAAAATTCCAAGATTTAGATGGCAATGGAAGTATTGGTGCAGAAGACAGAGATTTTTTAGGTACAACTTTACCAGACTTAGAGTATGGTATTCGTATCGATTTAAACTACAAGAACTTTGATCTTTCTATATTTGGGTCAGGTGTAGCTGGAAGAATAGGGCAAGATCCATACATATTCTGGAATAATTTTGTGCAAGGTAGAGAAAATGCGGGTCTTGGAGTATTAGATGCATGGACCCCTAATAACACTGGGTCTTCAATTCCATCTTTGTCGTTAGCGTTTAATGATTTAAGAACTTCCGACTATTTATTCAGAAAAAATTCTTATTTCAAAATTAGAAACTTACAATTAGGTTATTCGTTCCCAGAAGAAATGATAAGCAAATGGGCTGGAATGACAGGATTGAGGCTTTATTTTCAAGGTGAAAACTTATTCTGGTTTACACCAAAAGATTATATAGGTGCAGACCCAGAACGAACAAATGTAGATAACATTCCGGTTCCAACAACACTTTCACTTGGGCTAAACATAAACTTTTAA